A single window of Methylacidimicrobium sp. AP8 DNA harbors:
- a CDS encoding iron-sulfur cluster assembly accessory protein has translation MKITLTPKAQAFIKKMTRMGTGGRPGGGLRLRVQPGGCSGLSTEFTVELGPREGDAVWEGNGCRIFVPAESRPLLREAILHFVENPMETRLIVLSGPTGSCACSQEAAAGASGASAKAG, from the coding sequence ATGAAGATCACGCTCACCCCGAAGGCCCAAGCCTTCATCAAGAAGATGACCCGGATGGGGACCGGAGGGCGACCCGGAGGCGGCCTGCGGTTGAGGGTCCAGCCCGGCGGGTGCTCCGGGCTTTCGACGGAGTTCACCGTCGAGCTGGGACCCAGGGAAGGAGATGCCGTCTGGGAAGGGAACGGTTGCCGGATTTTCGTCCCTGCCGAGAGCCGGCCGCTGCTCCGGGAAGCGATCCTCCATTTCGTCGAAAATCCCATGGAGACGCGGTTGATCGTCCTTTCCGGGCCTACCGGAAGCTGCGCCTGCTCTCAGGAAGCGGCAGCGGGAGCCTCCGGCGCATCCGCGAAGGCGGGATAG